atatgaccaAGATGAGAACTTAATTCCAAGAACTCTTTTAATTAAATAAGCTTGTTTTaagtaaacaaatggaaatgcttaattttcaaaagtttgtaTCTTGAAAGTCAGAGTTACTCCTGGGTTACCAACCATTAGTGAGTTTCTAGACATAGGTAACATTGTATTTAAGCCCTgtgttcaaaaacaaaaacaaaacctttttatGACCTACTGGCTGAGGTCTATCAGAGGACAGAGCTCCACCAGCCACAGCACTAATAAGaaatcctgaaacagaaaacagaggtgTCCAAACGGCAAGTCAAACAGCCATGAGGACTTTTACAATCCTCACATGCAGCCAGCATGagacaaagagggagagaagaaaatgactgCGGAGCAAGCTTACCCAGACTTCTGGGATCACAGAAGGCTGTAGTAACAACACCACTCTCTTCGATTGCAGCAATGGCTAGTTCCGAAGCCAACTGTACTTCAATATTAACTTTCGCCTTAAAGGTATCAGCACCCTGTAACACGTCAAAATAGTCTGTGAGTAGCTAGCTTGGCTAAAAGTAAATTAACTATGGCAAGCTTCCTTTTACACTGTGTTTCCTCCTCCAAAATGCCCACAATGTAACAGCAATTCCTACTTCAAAGACTTCTGCTTCCAGGTCCTATCAAATAACATcaaattcttttacattttctaggcCCCCTTCTTTTTACCAATTTTCCTTCCCTGTGAGCAGAGATGACTATATTTTCACTTGATGTATTTCGTAGACACCAATATAAGCACCCATTCCCAGTACTTCGGTAATAGTTGGCTGTTTaaccctcataacaaccctatgacaGGATTATTGCTAAACCaacttcacagatggggaaactgaagcacagataGGTTAAATACCTTGCCCAAAATCACAAAGCTAGGACTCTAACCCAGACAGTCCAGCCACAGTATGTGTTCTTAACCACAACATTATGCTGTAGGATACAGATCATGACTTATCTTCCTATCCCTTAACAAGCAAGAGGCCAAGAGAAGGTTAAAGAGGGGGACGAGTGGGCTAGAATCAgcgaaagaataaaatatctgagcTTTGGAGGGGTCACCCCCTCTAAGAAAAAAGGGAGCAAAGGACAACAGAAATTCACTTTGCATTCATTATTGACTTTACTACAGCCTCTAAACTGACAGAAAATAAGTTTACCTTTCCCTACCATGGTCAACACTGAAAAATGTAGTCCTGAACTTTTTTAAGTTCTACTTTTGATCACTTTAGTTAGGATgtgctatattttaatttcaaaacaagaaactatgacaaaaataaaaagatggcatcattaccatttctttttgtagtgataagaattttttcctattttggtgTGGTTGAAACAAGCTGGCTCCCAATCAAGTTCCTTTTATTAATTATGAacctttaatatatttaaaaaatattccatcaaTTTCTAAGATACACTTTTTCCATCTATGATACCGACCTGCATTTTAATAATTATGGTACGTTTGACTCAATAAAGTAAGGTCTTGCCatattatttgtgatttttttttttttttctgctgaggaagattcaccctgagctaacatctgttgcccgtctttctctattttgtctgcgggttgctgccagagcatggccgtcgacgagtggtgtgggtctgtacccaggaactgaacccaggccacagaaggggagggcgccaaacttaaccactaggccacagggccagcccctataatttgtgatttttaattacTATTCCATAGATTGCTTGACCACTCCCCATCCTTGGACATTGGGGTTAGTTTCAGTATTTTAGGGTGCTAAAAGCATTTTTAGGAATGTCTTTCTATCAgttaggtttattttgtttttccttgaaaaCATGTCTTTCCAAATTGGTAATTTTATGCTGAAGGATCAGAAAGTCTTATTATCCACTATTTACTACAAATCGGAAATCAATTTACAGCGCTGTAAACGATGTGGAACTGTACTCACACAACCACTGCCCTGGTGTCGCTTTCAGGATTATTTTTGTTAGTTTAATAGACACATACCTGTGAGTTGCTGGGATGCGCAGTTTAACAGCTGAAGAGGTCACGGATTTTTCCATGTCAATTTACATGTGCATTCCCTTATACACCCAGAGTAGGATACTGAGACTTAATCGCATATTTGGTAATCTATCTTCAAATCATCTTATTTGAAAATCCTTTATCCGTAAGGTTTCTTTTTTCAAAGGAATCTAAAAGGTTTTTCCATAAGCATATGCCTCCCTCTAGTGGACACTAAGTTACTCACACAGTTACATTACTGACAACAAGGAGGAGGAGCAGTTAATTAACAACACGTTTATTTGCTTATGAAATGCCTGGCCAATGTCTATAAATAGAAAAGTCCTTGCTGCAATTGTATTAGAATTGGATTTGATCCCTTTCTTCCATAAATACTGAGTTATTATCATTCATGAGCCAATATTTCCAATCCTGCAAACATAGGAATGAATCACAGTACCTGCTCTCAAAGAACTTACATCACACTGAGgaagacaatgaaaaataaatgcattactTAGTAATAAATGTCAGGTGttcatatattcaaagaaaaaatactttcgGGCAGAGTAATGCAGACAGAGTACGACTGTGGGGGAAGCGGGTGGGGGCTGAGTGttcctttataaaagaaaatcaaaaaagacCTTTCTGATATTATCAGATCTGAACAGAGAaccaaagggagggagggaacaagCTGAACGGACACACGGGAGAAGAGCATTCCCGGACCATGGGAACAGAGGCCCCTGACGTGATCATGCTGGCTTTCTAAAACCACAACTGAGTATAAACACAATCACCACTATGTAATGGTTATAACAATTCAAAAGGAATAAGACAAAGGAGGCAGAGTATAGATTATATGAAAATCAGAAATAGCCTCCTATCTAACTCCAAAAATACTAATCCAGACTTACCTCCTCTACCAGCTGGACACCATAATCCCTTTTATATGGCTGGATGGTCACACCTCTCCCATTGACAAGCTGGGTTAAGTCAATAGGCTGAGTAGGATCAACTCGACCCAAATCACTAAGATACTGCAGCCTGTTGAGACTCAAAGGCTGATAGTGGCGTCCGAAGCTACAAAACAAGAAAGTAACAGTTGGAAAACTCAACTCTCTTCCTCTAAGTTCTCCAAATCAACTTAAAagttttgttctctattttcctCCAACAATTTAGATGGTAACAAAATAAGACCCTCCTGACTACAACAGAAACGTTATACTGCTTGATTTTTGGTAACGAAACAAAACCagtatttcctttattttgctaAAAATACTTTGCCTCTTAAGCATTTTACTTCACTCATTCACACAAATCAACAaacaaatttggggaaaatttaacCCACTATCTGAATTATGCATTAATGGAACTCAAAGTAACCATGGTAGTTGTCATTTTATTGGGTAATCACAATGAGCCaggtttttatatatattattgctAAGCCTCTAAACAACCAGGAGAGCAGgcatcattatctccattttgcagtcTCAATGTCTGGGCTATTTTCCCTACTATTCCAAACTAATTGCACGACTAAAGATGCTTCAGGGGAACAGGGGCAAAAGTTTGCTTCAAAGTGACTATCAATTTCTACCAAGCTATTTTTTAGGTGATTCTCAGCGAAAAACAGGGCTTTctactttaaaaagcaaagcaaccTACCTATGTCCTTCATTAAACCCGTATTTTGGGATTTGTATGTAAAATGGAGTCTGGCCTCCCTCAAAGCCCAGTCGGGGCCGGGTTCCTCTCTGTCGTTCTCCTTTATCTGTCGCCTCTGCCACATCTTCTACCTCTTCTCCGCCCCCTCGGTCGTCTTTcctaaaggaaagaacaaagtttTATGATCTACAGATGCCTTTTTATAAACTGTATCTCATCTTTtcgttgtatattttttgttacaCCATTTATTCATCCAACCAACCAGTACTAGCTAACACTACcttgtgccaagcactgtcctaGCTGCTCTAGCGTCCAAACACTCTAAATCAGCATCTTTGCCTCTGAAGATGTACCTAATTCTTGCAACCAAAGTGCAAGCTGTGTTTCAAAGGCAAACTTCCAAGGATGGGATGGGGATAAGGGTTCTACAACAGGCTCGAACGGAAAAAAACCTAGAGTTAAACATCCACAACAAACAAAGCTTACATGATAGTTAAGAAATTCTATTTTGGAATTGTAAATATGTCATTGCTAcccatacattattttatttaaagattaatttataaagaaaacatttttcttaatttacttcCTGTCACTTCACGAAGGCAACgaactgattttcaaaattaCAGTACGTCACCTAACAGCTTTTCTGGCTGTATTTAGTGATTTGAAGAGACATCTAACGGAATAAATCAATTCAACTCTTTCCCATGAAGCTATACTGGAAAAGTCCTTCATTTTAATTCCAATTTTGAACGGGACAATCATTTTGCAGTGCGACTTCGCTCCTACGCCCTAGCATAATTATGCTTTAAGCATAAACCATCTGAGTTGACACCACGCGAGAAGATTTTCCTCTGCAGTTAAGGAGAACAGGGACTCAGAAACCCTACCTCCATCCCAATACCCTCTGGAATAAGCAGTCCCCGGAAAGCGCGGGCAGTGCAGGGCCGCTTCCATCGCCCCGGGCGCCAGCGCTTGGCCGCAACGCCACCAGCCACTTACCAGTTTCCTGGAGCCCGGATTCGGCTTTAAGTTGGCCAGGCTAACCCGGGGCAGGGTCCGGAGCAGGTCCAGAGCCCTGGACCCACTGCCCTGCACCAAACCTGCCATGACCCCCCAAGAGAGCCTCCAAGGGCACCGGGCCGCGTCGGAGCCCACGTGGTCTGGGGCGCTGCTTTACGGCTGCGGCCCCGCCCCTGTCGCAGTGCCGCGAGCGCGCCAGCGCCCTGGTCTCCGGCAGCGGCTTCGGAAGCTTTAGAAGATTGACATGTCGGTGttgctctgcctttttttttttttgtaaattcgCTGCGGATGTCTTCATGGTTTGAGAGATCGTGGCTTGAGCCCGGGCTTGAACGTCGGTGTTCTCTTC
This genomic interval from Equus przewalskii isolate Varuska chromosome 8, EquPr2, whole genome shotgun sequence contains the following:
- the MRPL15 gene encoding LOW QUALITY PROTEIN: large ribosomal subunit protein uL15m (The sequence of the model RefSeq protein was modified relative to this genomic sequence to represent the inferred CDS: inserted 1 base in 1 codon; deleted 1 base in 1 codon); protein product: MAGLVQGSGSRALDLLRTLPRVSLANLKPNPGSRKLERRPRGRRRGRRCGRGDDKGERQRGTRPRLGFEGGQTPFYIQIPKYGFNEGHSFGRHYQPLSLNRLQYLSDLGRVDPTQPIDLTQLVNGRGVTIQPYKRDYGVQLVEEGADTFKAKVNIEVQLASELAIAAIEESGVVTTAFCDPRSLEILCKPVPFFLRGQPIPKRMLAPEALVPYYTDAKNRGDLADPAKFPEARLELAQKYGYILPDVTKDELFKVTTRKDPRQIFFGLAPGRVVNMADKKXLKPTEENVLKYYSS